Proteins from one Corallococcus exiguus genomic window:
- a CDS encoding DUF2378 family protein — translation MVPSEKQIFAQSVEALFVRALGPYLTRDGRQKLKAAGLNLSEPLRPHYSLEQWRVFLDVAARDVFPGQSLESAYLELGARYLKGFQQTSVGRASMQLVTHLGPQKTLERVPYNLRAGNNFNEVRVEELSKQDATLWVKDVLADNPFFACGFLAETLRASGAGSPEVKPIAFDGTAATYRLTWSQAKSQRPAGTLAPVRRLYG, via the coding sequence ATGGTCCCATCCGAAAAGCAAATCTTCGCCCAGAGCGTGGAAGCCCTCTTCGTGCGTGCGTTGGGGCCGTACCTGACGCGTGACGGGCGCCAGAAGCTGAAGGCCGCGGGCCTGAACCTGTCCGAGCCGCTGCGCCCCCACTACTCGCTGGAGCAGTGGCGCGTCTTCCTGGACGTGGCCGCGCGGGACGTCTTCCCCGGCCAGTCCCTGGAGTCGGCCTACCTGGAGCTGGGCGCCCGCTACCTGAAGGGCTTCCAGCAGACGTCCGTGGGGCGGGCGAGCATGCAGCTGGTCACGCACCTGGGGCCGCAGAAGACGCTGGAGCGCGTGCCGTACAACCTGCGCGCGGGCAACAACTTCAACGAGGTGCGGGTGGAGGAGTTGTCCAAGCAGGACGCCACCCTGTGGGTGAAGGACGTGCTGGCGGACAACCCCTTCTTCGCCTGCGGCTTCCTGGCGGAGACGTTGCGCGCGTCGGGCGCGGGCTCACCCGAGGTGAAGCCCATCGCCTTCGACGGGACGGCGGCGACGTACCGGCTGACGTGGTCGCAGGCGAAGTCGCAGCGGCCCGCGGGCACGCTCGCGCCGGTGCGCCGGCTCTACGGGTAG
- a CDS encoding TFIIB-type zinc ribbon-containing protein: MSPGFLGLAVATVLALTPLTLRAWRRAWARRRWRALGPILELSPFPSSTRVLLAGRYRGHPVEVSLLRTGASRLRLTLGVKLPQDFALFPQGWGLRWRGASKERDIQVGQSALDAAFLIRGANPAAVIRLLGEPVVRDALRQLQARGAPFQLQGQELTASPRGSLSEESIRELLRDLAGVASALQSTAENHRALAASAREAVQDSSPATGTVLTVSDRRDLDFQRFVRIREEFSRRLALHNTVVFAGGVVGLLGGGLWLFLRRAPPPDGWDLAGVPFAAGFICASLTSMVSTYFHLLCPGCGNNLRDFDNTDSDGSPTLSLDRCPHCDVWLR; encoded by the coding sequence ATGTCCCCTGGGTTCCTCGGGCTTGCCGTCGCGACCGTACTGGCGCTGACACCCCTGACGCTCCGGGCGTGGCGCCGCGCATGGGCCCGGCGTCGCTGGCGGGCACTGGGCCCCATCCTGGAGCTGTCACCGTTCCCGTCGTCCACGCGCGTGCTGCTGGCGGGGCGCTACCGGGGCCATCCGGTGGAGGTGTCCCTGTTGCGCACGGGAGCCTCACGGCTTCGTCTCACGCTGGGGGTGAAGCTGCCTCAGGACTTCGCGCTGTTCCCCCAGGGGTGGGGGCTGCGTTGGCGCGGGGCCTCGAAGGAACGGGACATCCAGGTGGGCCAGTCCGCGCTGGATGCGGCGTTCCTCATCCGGGGCGCGAATCCAGCGGCGGTCATCCGCCTGTTGGGCGAACCCGTCGTCCGCGATGCGCTGCGCCAGCTCCAGGCTCGCGGTGCTCCGTTCCAGCTCCAGGGGCAGGAGCTCACCGCCTCCCCAAGGGGCTCGCTCTCCGAAGAGTCCATCCGGGAGCTCCTGCGGGACCTCGCGGGGGTCGCTTCCGCGCTCCAGTCCACGGCGGAGAACCACCGCGCGCTGGCGGCGTCGGCGCGGGAAGCGGTCCAGGACAGCTCGCCCGCCACGGGGACGGTGCTGACTGTGTCCGACCGGAGGGACTTGGACTTCCAGCGGTTCGTCAGGATCCGCGAGGAGTTCAGCAGGCGGTTGGCGCTGCACAACACCGTGGTGTTCGCGGGCGGTGTCGTGGGGCTGCTGGGCGGGGGCCTCTGGCTCTTCCTGCGGCGCGCGCCTCCTCCGGACGGGTGGGACCTGGCGGGGGTCCCCTTCGCGGCGGGCTTCATCTGCGCCAGCCTGACCTCCATGGTCAGCACGTATTTCCACCTGCTGTGTCCGGGATGCGGGAACAACCTGCGGGACTTCGACAACACGGATTCGGACGGATCGCCCACCCTGTCGCTGGACCGCTGTCCGCACTGCGATGTCTGGCTGAGGTGA
- a CDS encoding pirin family protein produces the protein MSWEEDLQGREPPPSLETLIVPRVRDLGDGFHVRRALPSARRRMVGPFIFLDQMGPADFDPGRGLDVRPHPHIGLSTVTYLFEGEILHRDSLGFVQPIRPGAVNWMTAGQGIAHSERTGPETRSAGGRLFGIQAWIALPKQHEEVAPAFVHHPADTLPIIDGEGIHLTVIAGQVHGGKSPVRAHSDLFYADAKMEAGSRLKLSAEYEERGLYLVEGTVEVEGTRFQPGELLVFKPGSEIILKAESSARMMLLGGEPMDGPRYLFWNFVSSSKDRLEAAKADWKEGRFAAVPTETEFIPLPPDDPPAPVRYP, from the coding sequence ATGAGCTGGGAAGAAGACCTGCAGGGCCGTGAGCCCCCGCCCTCCCTGGAGACGCTCATCGTCCCGCGCGTGCGCGACCTGGGCGATGGCTTCCACGTGCGCCGCGCCCTGCCCTCCGCGCGCCGCCGCATGGTCGGCCCCTTCATCTTCCTGGACCAGATGGGCCCCGCGGACTTCGACCCCGGCCGCGGCCTGGACGTGCGCCCCCATCCGCACATCGGCCTGTCCACCGTCACCTATCTCTTCGAGGGCGAAATCCTCCACCGCGACTCGCTGGGCTTCGTGCAGCCCATCCGCCCCGGCGCCGTGAACTGGATGACCGCCGGCCAGGGCATCGCCCACTCCGAGCGCACCGGCCCCGAAACCCGCTCCGCCGGTGGCCGCCTCTTCGGCATCCAGGCGTGGATCGCCCTCCCCAAGCAGCACGAGGAGGTCGCCCCCGCCTTCGTCCACCACCCCGCGGACACGCTCCCCATCATCGACGGCGAGGGCATCCACCTGACCGTCATCGCGGGCCAGGTGCATGGCGGCAAGTCCCCCGTGCGCGCCCACTCCGACCTCTTCTACGCGGACGCGAAGATGGAGGCGGGCTCCCGCTTGAAGCTCTCCGCCGAATACGAGGAGCGAGGCCTCTACCTCGTCGAGGGCACCGTGGAGGTGGAGGGCACGCGCTTCCAGCCCGGCGAACTGCTCGTGTTCAAGCCGGGCAGCGAAATCATCCTCAAGGCGGAGTCCTCCGCGCGGATGATGCTCCTGGGCGGCGAGCCCATGGACGGCCCGCGCTACCTCTTCTGGAACTTCGTGTCGTCCTCCAAGGACCGCCTGGAGGCCGCCAAGGCGGACTGGAAGGAAGGCCGCTTCGCCGCCGTGCCCACGGAGACGGAGTTCATCCCCCTGCCTCCGGATGATCCGCCGGCGCCCGTGCGCTACCCGTAG